Proteins encoded within one genomic window of Jiangella mangrovi:
- a CDS encoding ABC transporter permease translates to MGRYVARRLLQMIPVVIGTTFIIYALVWALPGDPFAGRCGARPCPPAYVAEMTEKYNLDDPLPIAYIQYLGNLLRGDFGETFQGLSVAEELVRAYPTTVKLALVAIFFEILIGIGAGIMAGLRRGSYLDNLVLVSTLVVVSIPVFVIGSVLQLFLGMRWGIFPATVGGDASLYNLILPGFVLASLSLAYVARLTRTSLAENRRADYVRTAVAKGLPQRRVIGVHTMRNSLIPVITFIGADFGALLGGAIVTEGIFNIPGVGNLIFRSITTRDGVMVTGAVTVLVLVFLLVNLLVDLIYGWLDPRISHG, encoded by the coding sequence ATGGGCCGGTACGTCGCGCGCCGCCTGCTTCAGATGATCCCCGTGGTCATCGGCACGACGTTCATCATCTACGCCCTGGTCTGGGCCCTGCCGGGCGATCCGTTCGCCGGCCGGTGCGGGGCCAGGCCGTGTCCTCCCGCGTACGTCGCGGAGATGACGGAGAAGTACAACCTCGACGACCCGCTGCCCATCGCGTACATCCAGTACCTGGGCAATCTGCTCCGCGGGGACTTCGGCGAGACGTTCCAGGGGCTCTCCGTCGCCGAGGAGCTGGTCCGGGCCTACCCGACCACGGTCAAGCTGGCCCTGGTCGCCATCTTCTTCGAGATCCTCATCGGCATCGGCGCCGGCATCATGGCCGGCCTTCGCCGCGGCAGCTACCTCGACAACCTCGTGCTGGTGTCGACGCTGGTCGTGGTCTCGATCCCGGTGTTCGTCATCGGCTCGGTGCTGCAGCTGTTCCTGGGGATGCGCTGGGGGATCTTCCCGGCCACCGTGGGCGGCGATGCGAGCTTGTACAACCTGATATTGCCGGGCTTCGTGCTCGCGTCACTCTCACTGGCCTACGTCGCCCGGCTGACCCGGACGAGTCTGGCCGAGAACCGGCGCGCCGACTACGTCCGGACGGCGGTGGCCAAGGGCCTGCCGCAACGCCGCGTCATCGGCGTCCACACGATGCGCAACTCGCTGATCCCGGTGATCACGTTCATCGGTGCCGACTTCGGCGCGCTCCTCGGCGGCGCGATCGTCACCGAGGGCATCTTCAACATCCCCGGCGTGGGGAACCTCATCTTCCGTTCCATCACCACCAGGGACGGCGTCATGGTCACCGGCGCGGTGACCGTCCTCGTGCTCGTGTTCCTGCTGGTGAACCTGCTGGTCGATCTCATCTACGGCTGGCTCGACCCGAGGATCAGTCATGGCTGA
- a CDS encoding peptide ABC transporter substrate-binding protein has translation MRGSARRGFAVAAVGLTLVLAACGGDDDGGDSGSGDEGGSSEGPTGTVSINSTQPENPLIPTTTNEVGGGNIVDAMWTGLVSYDPETAEPGLAVAESIEPNEDFTQFTITIKDGWTFHDGTPVTAQSFVDAWNFGAAGENAQLNQYFFGPDGANIAGFDEVAGQTDDAGAFVPGSATADAMSGLEVVDDTTFTVTLGSPNSLFETIIGYSAFYPMPESFFTDQAAFEAHPVGNGPFEFVEEIPNQSINLTAFADYAGDEKPQVENIEYRIYADLDAAYADVVSNQLDILDKIPPVGLAGDVWKTDLEGRSASAPLTTRFTSMTFPLTSTDVWADANLRKAISKAIDREAVIAAAYGPGNYVPANSWVPPGNDGYVEGTCGEWCEFDAAAAKELYDQTAGIQGTLMIASNSDGGHREWVEAACTSITNALGVPCQGDFDPDFGSFRARVNANELTSPFRTGWVADYPSIQNFLAPLYTSNGSANDGGYSNPQFDDLIRQAAGLEGDEALDLYNQAETLLAEDMAVIPLWYDNGQRGWSENVNEPGFTWKGYVDPLSISVKN, from the coding sequence ATGCGAGGCTCTGCCCGCAGAGGATTCGCGGTCGCAGCAGTTGGTCTGACGCTCGTGCTCGCCGCGTGCGGTGGCGACGACGACGGCGGCGACAGCGGTTCTGGTGACGAGGGCGGCTCGAGCGAGGGCCCCACCGGCACGGTGTCGATCAACAGCACGCAGCCGGAGAACCCGCTGATCCCGACCACCACCAACGAGGTCGGTGGCGGCAACATCGTCGACGCGATGTGGACCGGCCTGGTCTCGTACGACCCGGAGACCGCCGAGCCCGGCCTGGCCGTCGCCGAGTCGATCGAGCCGAACGAGGACTTCACCCAGTTCACCATCACCATCAAGGACGGCTGGACGTTCCACGACGGCACGCCGGTCACGGCGCAGAGCTTCGTCGACGCCTGGAACTTCGGTGCGGCCGGTGAGAACGCCCAGCTCAACCAGTACTTCTTCGGCCCCGACGGCGCCAACATCGCCGGGTTCGACGAGGTGGCCGGCCAGACCGACGACGCAGGCGCCTTCGTGCCCGGCTCGGCGACGGCCGACGCCATGAGCGGCCTCGAGGTCGTCGACGACACCACCTTCACGGTGACCCTGGGCTCGCCGAACTCGCTGTTCGAGACGATCATCGGCTACTCGGCGTTCTACCCGATGCCGGAGAGCTTCTTCACCGACCAGGCCGCGTTCGAGGCCCACCCGGTCGGCAACGGGCCGTTCGAGTTCGTCGAGGAGATCCCGAACCAGTCGATCAACCTGACGGCCTTCGCCGACTACGCCGGTGACGAGAAGCCGCAGGTCGAGAACATCGAGTACCGCATCTACGCCGACCTCGACGCCGCCTACGCCGACGTCGTGTCGAACCAGCTCGACATCCTCGACAAGATCCCGCCGGTGGGCCTGGCCGGTGACGTCTGGAAGACCGACCTCGAGGGCCGGTCGGCCTCGGCGCCGCTGACCACGCGGTTCACCAGCATGACGTTCCCGCTGACGAGCACCGACGTGTGGGCCGACGCGAACCTGCGCAAGGCCATCTCGAAGGCCATCGACCGCGAGGCCGTCATCGCCGCGGCCTACGGCCCGGGCAACTACGTGCCGGCCAACAGCTGGGTCCCGCCGGGCAACGACGGCTACGTCGAGGGCACCTGCGGCGAGTGGTGCGAGTTCGACGCCGCCGCGGCGAAGGAGCTCTACGACCAGACCGCCGGCATCCAGGGCACGCTGATGATCGCGAGCAACTCCGACGGTGGCCACCGCGAGTGGGTCGAGGCGGCCTGCACGTCGATCACCAACGCGCTGGGCGTTCCCTGCCAGGGCGACTTCGACCCCGACTTCGGGTCGTTCCGCGCCCGGGTCAACGCCAACGAGCTCACGTCGCCGTTCCGGACCGGCTGGGTGGCCGACTACCCGTCGATCCAGAACTTCCTGGCGCCGCTCTACACCTCGAACGGCTCGGCCAACGACGGCGGGTACTCCAACCCGCAGTTCGACGACCTGATCCGCCAGGCCGCCGGCCTGGAGGGCGACGAAGCCCTCGACCTGTACAACCAGGCCGAGACGCTGCTCGCCGAGGACATGGCGGTCATCCCGCTTTGGTACGACAACGGCCAGCGCGGCTGGTCCGAGAACGTCAACGAGCCGGGCTTCACCTGGAAGGGCTACGTCGACCCGCTGTCCATCTCGGTCAAGAACTGA
- a CDS encoding ABC transporter permease — MHDGRRSRRRVRRRRGGGHAASTPRSLAGDAWQDLRRSPLFLISAAIILVLIAMAVAPGLFTSSDPRDCDLALSRLPPSGSAWFGYDLQGCDMYARTIYGARASILVGVLTTVGIAIVGSVVGMLAGYHGGRVDALLSRVTDMFFAVPMLLGAIIVLATFPSDVHTPAWQTIGKVVLALGVLGWTTVARLMRSTVIQVKEADFVNAARGLGAGPRRILLRHIVPNAMAPVIVYSTIILGVFVVLEATLSFLGIGLQAPVISWGTAISEARTYVRQSPHMLLFPSVFLSVTVLAFIMLGDAVRDAFDPKLR; from the coding sequence ATGCATGACGGACGGCGGAGCAGACGGCGGGTCCGGCGCCGGCGCGGAGGCGGCCACGCGGCGAGCACGCCCCGCTCGCTGGCCGGCGACGCCTGGCAGGACCTGCGGCGTAGCCCACTGTTCCTGATCTCGGCGGCGATCATCCTCGTGCTGATCGCCATGGCCGTGGCGCCCGGCCTGTTCACGAGCAGCGACCCGCGCGACTGCGACCTGGCGCTGTCCCGGCTGCCACCGAGCGGCAGTGCCTGGTTCGGCTACGACCTGCAGGGCTGCGACATGTACGCGCGGACCATCTACGGCGCCCGGGCGTCGATCCTGGTCGGCGTCCTGACCACCGTCGGCATCGCGATCGTCGGCAGCGTGGTCGGCATGCTGGCCGGCTACCACGGCGGCCGCGTCGACGCCCTGCTCTCGCGGGTCACGGACATGTTCTTCGCCGTCCCCATGCTGCTCGGCGCGATCATCGTGCTCGCGACGTTCCCGTCGGACGTGCACACGCCGGCCTGGCAGACCATCGGGAAGGTCGTGCTGGCGCTCGGCGTGCTCGGCTGGACGACGGTGGCCCGGCTCATGCGCTCGACCGTCATCCAGGTCAAGGAGGCCGACTTCGTCAACGCCGCGCGCGGACTCGGCGCGGGGCCGCGGCGGATCCTGCTGCGCCACATCGTCCCCAACGCCATGGCGCCGGTCATCGTCTACTCGACGATCATCCTCGGGGTGTTCGTGGTCCTCGAGGCGACGCTGTCGTTCCTGGGCATCGGGCTGCAGGCGCCGGTCATCTCCTGGGGCACGGCGATCAGCGAGGCCCGGACGTACGTGCGCCAGTCGCCGCACATGCTGCTGTTCCCGAGCGTGTTCCTGTCGGTGACGGTGCTCGCCTTCATCATGCTCGGCGACGCCGTCCGCGACGCCTTCGACCCCAAGCTGCGCTGA
- a CDS encoding ABC transporter permease, whose product MGRYVVQRLGQMVPVVIGTTFLIYALVWALPGDPFAAKCGDRPCPQSYVERMSAAYNLDDPLPVQYVKYMGKLLTGDFGQTFSGVSVAGELLQRYPTTLKLTLLAIAVELVIGVAAGVLAGIRRGGFLDNLVLVSTLVLVSVPVFVIGLLAQVTFGVRLGWFPVTFDGTFFSLILPAVVLGSLSLAFVARLTRANLVENLRSDYVRTAIAKGLPRQRVVGVHTLRNSLIPVVTFVGADFGGLLGGAVVIEGIFNIPGVGDMIFRGINAHEGGTVTAAVTVLVLVFLIVNLLVDLLYAVLDPRIRHA is encoded by the coding sequence ATGGGTCGGTACGTCGTCCAGCGCCTCGGCCAGATGGTGCCGGTGGTCATCGGGACCACGTTCCTCATCTACGCGCTGGTGTGGGCGCTGCCCGGCGACCCGTTCGCGGCGAAGTGCGGCGACCGGCCCTGCCCGCAGAGCTACGTCGAGCGCATGTCGGCCGCCTACAACCTCGACGACCCGCTGCCCGTGCAGTACGTGAAGTACATGGGCAAGCTGCTCACCGGCGACTTCGGGCAGACGTTCTCGGGGGTGTCCGTCGCCGGCGAGCTGCTGCAGCGCTACCCGACGACGCTCAAACTGACGCTGCTCGCCATCGCCGTCGAGCTGGTCATCGGCGTCGCGGCCGGCGTGCTGGCCGGGATCCGCCGCGGCGGGTTCCTCGACAACCTGGTCCTGGTCAGCACGCTGGTGCTGGTGTCGGTTCCGGTGTTCGTCATCGGACTGCTGGCGCAGGTCACGTTCGGCGTGCGCCTCGGCTGGTTCCCGGTGACCTTCGACGGCACCTTCTTCTCGCTGATCCTCCCCGCCGTCGTGCTGGGCAGCCTGTCACTGGCGTTCGTGGCCCGGCTGACCCGGGCGAACCTGGTCGAGAACCTGCGCTCGGACTACGTGCGCACCGCGATCGCCAAGGGCCTGCCGCGCCAGCGCGTGGTCGGCGTGCACACCCTGCGGAACTCGCTGATCCCCGTCGTGACCTTCGTCGGCGCCGACTTCGGCGGGCTGCTCGGCGGCGCCGTCGTCATCGAAGGCATCTTCAACATCCCGGGCGTCGGCGACATGATCTTCCGCGGGATCAACGCCCACGAGGGCGGCACCGTGACGGCCGCCGTCACCGTCCTCGTCCTCGTGTTCCTCATCGTGAACCTGCTCGTCGACCTGTTGTACGCCGTGCTCGACCCGAGGATCCGCCATGCATGA
- a CDS encoding peptide ABC transporter substrate-binding protein — translation MPVSRRTSVVLGAVALALTLGACGGGDDGAAADGGNTVTVRGCNPQSPFVPANTNEVCGGDVLDQIFSFLVRYNPEDGQPENEIAADISTEDSVTWTITLKDGWTFHDGTPVTSSSFVDAWNWAASGANATLNSYFFEPIAGYAEVQGEVDDEGNYIDGSAAAETMSGLAVVDDLTFTVTLSQPESQFPMRLGYTAFAPLPQSFFEDPEAFGQHPIGTGPFQFDSWEPNIDIRISAYEDYAGDVKPSIDGATYRIYENDDAAYNDLQADQLDIMPLLPTSALAGDTYKIDLGERFVSRPTGVLETMTFAPSAVDSTYDEAGIRQAISMAIDRPLIVDKIFSGARIPANGWVSPVVPGFQDGACGTYCTYDAAAAKTLFDDSGGYDGTITISYNSDSDHKAWVDAVCTSITNALDVPCLGRGVVDLATFRDQITAREMGGVFRTGWQMDYPSLENFLVPVFATGASANDGDYSNPDFDAAVKAAAANPDAEAAAAGYREAEQMLAADMPAIPLWNRVNIAGYSTHVENVQITIFQTVDLLTVRTTTG, via the coding sequence ATGCCAGTCTCGCGCCGCACGTCGGTGGTGCTGGGAGCCGTCGCACTCGCCCTCACGCTGGGCGCCTGCGGCGGAGGTGACGACGGAGCCGCCGCCGACGGTGGCAACACCGTCACCGTCCGTGGCTGCAACCCGCAGAGCCCGTTCGTCCCGGCGAACACCAATGAGGTCTGTGGTGGCGACGTCCTGGACCAGATCTTCTCCTTCCTCGTGAGGTACAACCCCGAGGACGGGCAGCCCGAGAACGAGATCGCCGCCGACATCTCGACCGAGGACAGCGTGACCTGGACCATCACGCTGAAGGACGGCTGGACGTTCCACGACGGCACCCCGGTCACCTCGAGCAGCTTCGTCGACGCGTGGAACTGGGCCGCCTCCGGCGCGAACGCCACGCTGAACAGCTACTTCTTCGAGCCGATCGCCGGCTACGCCGAGGTCCAGGGCGAGGTCGACGACGAAGGCAACTACATCGACGGGTCGGCGGCGGCCGAGACGATGTCCGGCCTCGCGGTCGTCGACGACCTCACGTTCACCGTCACGCTGTCCCAGCCCGAGTCGCAGTTCCCGATGCGCCTGGGCTACACGGCGTTCGCCCCGCTGCCGCAGTCGTTCTTCGAGGACCCCGAGGCGTTCGGCCAGCACCCCATCGGCACCGGGCCGTTCCAGTTCGACTCCTGGGAGCCGAACATCGACATCCGGATCTCGGCCTACGAGGACTACGCGGGCGACGTCAAGCCGAGCATCGACGGCGCGACCTACCGCATCTACGAGAACGACGACGCCGCCTACAACGACCTGCAGGCCGACCAGCTCGACATCATGCCGCTGCTGCCGACGTCGGCCCTGGCTGGCGACACCTACAAGATCGACCTCGGCGAGCGGTTCGTCTCGCGGCCGACGGGCGTCCTCGAGACCATGACGTTCGCGCCCAGCGCCGTCGACAGCACCTACGACGAAGCCGGGATCCGGCAGGCCATCTCGATGGCGATCGACCGCCCGCTCATCGTCGACAAGATCTTCTCCGGCGCCCGCATCCCGGCCAACGGCTGGGTCTCGCCGGTGGTCCCGGGCTTCCAGGACGGCGCCTGCGGCACCTACTGCACCTACGACGCCGCGGCCGCGAAGACGCTCTTCGACGACTCCGGCGGCTACGACGGCACCATCACCATCTCGTACAACAGCGACTCCGACCACAAGGCCTGGGTCGACGCGGTCTGCACCTCCATCACCAACGCGCTCGACGTCCCGTGCCTCGGCCGGGGCGTGGTCGACCTCGCCACCTTCCGCGACCAGATCACGGCGCGCGAGATGGGCGGCGTCTTCCGCACCGGCTGGCAGATGGACTACCCGTCGCTCGAGAACTTCCTGGTGCCCGTTTTCGCCACGGGTGCGTCGGCGAACGACGGCGACTACAGCAACCCCGACTTCGACGCCGCGGTCAAGGCCGCCGCCGCGAACCCGGACGCCGAGGCGGCCGCCGCGGGCTACCGCGAGGCCGAGCAGATGCTGGCCGCGGACATGCCGGCCATCCCGCTGTGGAACCGGGTGAACATCGCCGGCTACTCGACCCACGTCGAGAACGTCCAGATCACGATCTTCCAGACGGTCGACCTGCTGACCGTGCGGACGACCACCGGCTGA
- the typA gene encoding translational GTPase TypA, producing MSVRSRDDLRNVAIVAHVDHGKTTLVDALLWQSGVFRANQDVADRVMDSGDLEREKGITILAKNTAVRWGDTTINIIDTPGHADFGGEVERGLSMVDGVVLLVDASEGPLPQTRFVLRKALQGRLPIVVVVNKTDRPDARIAEVVDETYELFLDLLDDSSDQGALDFPIVYACARDGKASLERPADGAVPDSNDLAPLVSTILDAIPAPTYTEGAPLQAHVTNLDASPFLGRLALCRVREGEIAKGTQVAWCRKDGTIERVKVTELLMTEALERVPAEKAGPGDIIAVAGIPEITIGETLADVDDPRPLPLITVDEPALSMTIGANTSPLSGRSGGTKVTARLVKDRLESELVGNVSLRVLPTERPDAWEVQGRGELALAILVEQMRREGFELTVGKPQVVTRDVDGKVHEPVERLTIDCPEEYLGAITQLLAVRKGRMEQMTNHGTGWIRMEFVVPARGLIGFRTDFLTETRGTGLAHQVFERYEPWFGDLRTRPSGSLVADRSGAATSYAMINLQERGTLFIEPATEVYEGMIVGENSRADDMDVNITKEKKLTNVRSNADEFEKLVPARKLSLEQALEFCRDDECVEVTPQAVRIRKVVLDAATRGRAAARRKYAN from the coding sequence ATGTCCGTGCGCAGCCGCGACGACCTCCGCAACGTCGCCATCGTGGCCCATGTCGACCACGGCAAGACCACCCTCGTCGACGCGCTGTTGTGGCAGTCAGGGGTGTTCCGGGCCAACCAGGACGTCGCCGACCGGGTCATGGACTCCGGCGACCTGGAACGGGAGAAGGGCATCACCATCCTCGCCAAGAACACCGCGGTGCGGTGGGGCGACACCACCATCAACATCATCGACACGCCGGGGCACGCCGACTTCGGCGGCGAGGTCGAGCGCGGCCTGTCCATGGTCGACGGCGTGGTGCTGCTGGTCGACGCCAGCGAGGGGCCGCTGCCGCAGACGCGGTTCGTGCTGCGCAAGGCGCTGCAGGGCAGGCTGCCCATCGTCGTGGTGGTGAACAAGACCGACCGCCCCGACGCCCGCATCGCCGAGGTGGTCGACGAGACCTACGAGCTCTTCCTCGACCTGCTCGACGACTCCAGCGACCAGGGCGCGCTCGACTTCCCCATCGTCTACGCGTGCGCCCGCGACGGCAAGGCGTCGCTCGAGCGGCCGGCCGACGGCGCGGTGCCCGACTCCAACGACCTCGCGCCGCTGGTCAGCACCATTCTCGACGCCATCCCGGCGCCCACGTACACCGAGGGCGCGCCGCTGCAGGCGCACGTCACCAACCTCGACGCCTCGCCGTTCCTGGGCCGGCTCGCCCTGTGCCGGGTCCGCGAGGGCGAGATCGCCAAGGGGACCCAGGTCGCGTGGTGCCGCAAGGACGGCACCATCGAGCGGGTCAAGGTCACCGAACTGCTGATGACCGAGGCGCTCGAGCGGGTCCCGGCCGAGAAGGCGGGCCCGGGCGACATCATCGCCGTCGCCGGCATCCCCGAGATCACCATCGGCGAGACGCTGGCCGACGTCGACGACCCGCGGCCGCTGCCGCTCATCACCGTCGACGAGCCGGCGCTGTCGATGACCATCGGTGCCAACACCTCGCCGCTGTCGGGTCGCTCCGGCGGCACCAAGGTGACGGCGCGGCTGGTGAAGGACCGCCTCGAGTCCGAGCTGGTCGGCAACGTGTCGTTGCGGGTGCTCCCGACCGAGCGGCCCGACGCCTGGGAGGTGCAGGGCCGCGGCGAGCTGGCGCTGGCCATCCTCGTCGAGCAGATGCGCCGCGAGGGCTTCGAGCTGACCGTCGGCAAGCCGCAGGTCGTCACCCGCGACGTCGACGGCAAGGTGCACGAGCCGGTCGAGCGGCTGACCATCGACTGCCCCGAGGAGTACCTCGGCGCCATCACCCAGCTGCTGGCGGTGCGCAAGGGCCGCATGGAGCAGATGACCAACCACGGCACGGGCTGGATCCGCATGGAGTTCGTGGTGCCGGCCCGCGGCCTCATCGGGTTCCGCACCGACTTCCTCACCGAGACCCGCGGCACCGGCCTGGCCCACCAGGTCTTCGAGCGCTACGAGCCGTGGTTCGGCGACCTCCGCACCCGGCCCAGCGGCTCGCTGGTGGCCGACCGCTCCGGCGCGGCCACCTCGTACGCCATGATCAACCTGCAGGAGCGCGGCACGCTCTTCATCGAGCCGGCCACCGAGGTGTACGAGGGCATGATCGTCGGCGAGAACTCCCGCGCCGACGACATGGACGTCAACATCACCAAGGAGAAGAAGCTCACCAACGTCCGCTCCAACGCCGACGAGTTCGAGAAGCTCGTCCCGGCGCGGAAGCTGTCGCTCGAGCAGGCGCTGGAGTTCTGCCGCGACGACGAGTGCGTCGAGGTCACGCCCCAGGCGGTTCGGATCCGCAAGGTGGTGCTCGACGCCGCCACCCGGGGTCGTGCCGCGGCCCGGCGCAAGTACGCGAACTGA